The following proteins come from a genomic window of Nocardioides albertanoniae:
- a CDS encoding acyl-CoA thioesterase, translated as MTTTATQETSAIFTDAVTLEVCEPELFDLAFAATTQPCPWPKAYGGDMVAQALVAASRSVTDGKSMHSMHSYFMRPVDIGAEVRYEVEVLRDGRGYSTRQVRGFQNGKPVYVCLASFAAGAPGGSFQATMPPDIPGPETLPTSADYLADRSGGTMTETSKAYWSGGRSFDMRHLPGPVYLSVEGERAPHQALWVKPYDPLRPVAGLTDEQRDTAALAYVCDYTILEPALRVLGLAWADEGLVTASLDHAMWFHRPVTMGDWLLYAQDAVSVEHGRGTAVGRFFTTDGVLVATVVQEGMIREGASA; from the coding sequence ATGACCACGACCGCGACCCAGGAGACGAGCGCGATCTTCACCGACGCCGTCACCCTCGAGGTGTGCGAGCCGGAGCTCTTCGACCTCGCCTTCGCCGCGACCACCCAGCCCTGCCCGTGGCCGAAGGCGTACGGCGGCGACATGGTCGCCCAGGCTCTCGTCGCCGCCTCCCGGTCGGTGACCGACGGCAAGTCGATGCACTCGATGCACTCCTACTTCATGCGGCCGGTCGACATCGGGGCCGAGGTGCGCTACGAGGTCGAGGTGCTCCGCGACGGTCGCGGCTACAGCACCCGGCAGGTGCGCGGCTTCCAGAACGGCAAGCCCGTCTACGTGTGCCTGGCGAGCTTCGCCGCCGGCGCGCCCGGCGGCAGCTTCCAGGCGACGATGCCGCCCGACATCCCCGGACCCGAGACCCTGCCGACGTCGGCGGACTACCTCGCCGACCGCTCCGGCGGCACCATGACCGAGACCTCGAAGGCCTACTGGTCCGGTGGCCGCAGCTTCGACATGCGACACCTCCCCGGGCCCGTCTACCTGAGCGTCGAGGGCGAGCGAGCTCCCCACCAGGCCCTCTGGGTGAAGCCGTACGACCCGCTCCGGCCCGTCGCAGGACTCACCGACGAGCAGCGCGACACCGCGGCCCTCGCGTACGTCTGCGACTACACGATCCTCGAGCCGGCACTCCGGGTGCTCGGGCTGGCCTGGGCCGACGAAGGCCTGGTCACCGCGAGCCTCGATCACGCGATGTGGTTCCACCGGCCGGTCACGATGGGCGACTGGCTGCTCTACGCCCAGGACGCGGTCTCGGTCGAGCACGGCCGCGGCACGGCCGTCGGTCGCTTCTTCACCACCGACGGCGTGCTCGTCGCGACCGTCGTGCAAGAGGGCATGATCCGCGAAGGAGCCTCGGCATGA
- a CDS encoding AMP-binding protein, whose product MITSGATGYTDTFARDHLPPADQWPTLEFTTPLLDYPDRLNAATELIDVPTALHGADRPALRTPDGTTWTYGELQTRANQIAHVLVDDLGLVTGNRVLLRSPNNPWTVAAWLGVLKAGGIVVTTMAALRATELTPIVEKTRPAIALVDHRFVDDVHAVRDASAPGLTVVTFGGDADDDLTRRVLTKAADFAAADTAADDVALFSPTSGTTGVPKVTTHFHRDILSIDNTFGRTTLRLEPDDLVACTAPFAFTFGLGMLVVFALRAGACALLTEKVTPVELADLVAEHGVTALATAPTAYKQILKSGRIGRLGGLRVAVTAGEHMPQATWEELERELGLRVIDGIGATEMLHIFISAAGDDIRPGATGRPVPGFRATILDADGSEVGPGVEGRLAVIGPVGCRYLDDERQRGYVVNGWNITGDTFLRDDDGYFFYRSRTDNMIVSSGYNIGGPEVEEALGTHPDVVESGVVGRPDADRGAVVCAFVVLRDGVSGDDAKAEELQQHVKERLAAYKRPRDIRFIPALPRNTSGKLQHFKLRQIVESEGSA is encoded by the coding sequence ATGATCACCTCGGGTGCGACCGGCTACACCGACACCTTCGCCCGCGACCACCTGCCACCGGCCGACCAGTGGCCGACGCTGGAGTTCACGACCCCGCTGCTGGACTATCCCGACCGGCTCAACGCGGCCACCGAGCTCATCGACGTACCCACAGCACTGCACGGAGCGGACCGGCCGGCCCTGCGCACCCCCGACGGCACGACCTGGACCTACGGCGAGCTGCAGACCCGCGCAAACCAGATCGCGCACGTCCTGGTCGACGACCTCGGCCTGGTCACCGGCAACCGGGTGCTGCTGCGCTCACCGAACAACCCGTGGACCGTGGCGGCCTGGCTCGGGGTGCTCAAGGCCGGCGGCATCGTGGTGACCACGATGGCGGCGCTGCGGGCGACCGAGCTGACCCCGATCGTCGAGAAGACCCGGCCGGCGATCGCCCTCGTCGACCACCGCTTCGTCGACGACGTCCACGCGGTCAGGGACGCGAGCGCGCCCGGGCTCACCGTGGTCACCTTCGGCGGCGACGCCGACGACGATCTGACCAGACGAGTGCTCACCAAGGCGGCCGACTTCGCCGCCGCCGACACCGCGGCCGACGACGTCGCACTCTTCAGCCCGACCTCGGGCACGACCGGCGTACCCAAGGTCACCACCCACTTCCACCGCGACATCTTGTCGATCGACAACACCTTCGGGCGTACGACGCTGCGGCTCGAGCCGGACGACCTGGTCGCCTGCACGGCTCCGTTCGCGTTCACCTTCGGCCTCGGCATGCTGGTCGTCTTCGCCCTCCGGGCCGGTGCCTGCGCGCTGCTCACCGAGAAGGTGACGCCGGTCGAGCTCGCCGACCTGGTCGCCGAGCACGGCGTCACCGCGCTGGCGACCGCGCCGACGGCCTACAAGCAGATCCTCAAGTCGGGTCGGATCGGACGGCTCGGCGGCCTGCGGGTCGCGGTCACCGCCGGCGAGCACATGCCCCAGGCCACCTGGGAGGAGCTCGAGCGCGAGCTCGGGCTGCGGGTGATCGACGGCATCGGCGCCACCGAGATGCTCCACATCTTCATCTCCGCGGCCGGCGACGACATCCGCCCCGGGGCGACCGGGCGGCCCGTGCCCGGATTCCGAGCCACGATCCTCGACGCCGACGGCAGCGAGGTCGGCCCGGGAGTCGAGGGCCGGCTCGCGGTGATCGGCCCCGTCGGCTGTCGCTACCTCGACGACGAGCGCCAGCGCGGCTACGTCGTCAACGGCTGGAACATCACCGGCGACACCTTCCTCCGCGACGACGACGGCTACTTCTTCTACCGCTCGCGCACCGACAACATGATCGTCTCCTCGGGCTACAACATCGGCGGACCGGAGGTCGAGGAGGCGCTCGGCACCCATCCCGACGTGGTCGAGTCGGGCGTCGTCGGCCGGCCCGATGCCGACCGCGGCGCGGTCGTCTGCGCGTTCGTGGTGCTCCGCGACGGTGTCAGCGGCGACGACGCGAAGGCGGAGGAGCTGCAACAGCACGTCAAGGAGCGGCTGGCTGCCTACAAGCGCCCCCGCGACATCCGCTTCATCCCCGCGCTGCCGCGCAACACCAGCGGAAAGCTGCAGCACTTCAAGCTGCGTCAGATCGTCGAGTCGGAGGGCTCTGCATGA
- a CDS encoding bifunctional salicylyl-CoA 5-hydroxylase/oxidoreductase: MGGGPGGLYFATLMKSLDPGHEITLWERNAPDDTFGFGVVFSDETLGSIEGADQVVHDRMEQRFARWTDIDVTVTDREGRRDSFTVGGQGFAAMGRKELLQILQQRAVELGVTIHFRTEAPDPDELRAAYDLVLAADGVHSRIRTKYADRFGPSLDHRKNTYIWFGTDLVFEAFQFFVKQTRWGTMQIHGYPYSERGSTFIVEMHEDVWRRAGLDGAESQVDRIAEIFADELRGHAILTNSSRWTSFQTVRNEHWHDGNVVLLGDAAHTAHFSIGSGTKLAMEDALALAACLHEHAGLDEALEAYQSERKPVVESTQRAAQASLEWFENIGMYADQEPAQFVFNLLTRSRRITFANLEERDADFAARMEAEFARHQGAGEVRPAMFQPVRIGELDLKNRVMLSPMDMYAATDGVPDEFHLVHLGSKALGGAGLVMTEMTCVSPEGRITPGCPGLWNDEQRDAWRTVTDFVHARSTAKIGVQLGHSGRKGSTRLMWEGMDEPLTSGNWEVIGPSPLPYGDGCHVPREATRADLDQVVADFVAAARRAVDAGFDLVEVHAAHGYLLSSFLSPIANHRDDDYGGPLDNRLRFPLEVFDAVRAAVPSRIPVTVRISATDWMPDGNTDDDAVEIARAFVGHGAAAVDVSSGQVSKDEKPDFGRSYQTPFADKIRHLVAEPAGAKVIAVGAISSYDDVNSILLAGRADLCALGRTHLFDPSWTLHAAAEQDYHGEAADWPVSWAAGQRKPPTARSDKIPPRLQLLRDGAPEQVHVRWVRGEPRESPAECRG, from the coding sequence GTGGGGGGCGGTCCCGGCGGGCTCTACTTCGCCACCCTGATGAAGAGCCTCGACCCCGGTCACGAGATCACCCTCTGGGAGCGCAACGCCCCCGACGACACCTTCGGCTTCGGAGTCGTCTTCTCCGACGAGACCCTCGGCAGCATCGAGGGTGCCGACCAGGTCGTGCACGACCGGATGGAGCAACGCTTCGCGCGCTGGACCGACATCGACGTCACCGTCACCGACCGGGAGGGTCGCCGCGACTCGTTCACCGTCGGCGGTCAGGGGTTCGCCGCGATGGGACGCAAGGAGCTGCTGCAGATCCTGCAGCAGCGAGCCGTCGAGCTCGGCGTCACCATCCACTTCCGCACCGAGGCGCCCGACCCGGACGAGCTCCGCGCGGCGTACGACCTGGTGCTGGCCGCCGACGGGGTCCACTCGCGGATCCGCACGAAGTACGCCGACCGGTTCGGCCCCAGCCTGGACCACCGGAAGAACACGTACATCTGGTTCGGCACCGACCTGGTCTTCGAGGCGTTCCAGTTCTTCGTCAAGCAGACGCGGTGGGGCACGATGCAGATCCACGGCTACCCCTACTCCGAGCGCGGTTCGACCTTCATCGTGGAGATGCACGAGGACGTGTGGCGCCGCGCCGGCCTCGACGGTGCCGAGAGCCAGGTCGACCGGATCGCCGAGATCTTCGCCGACGAGCTGCGCGGGCACGCGATCCTGACCAACAGCTCCCGGTGGACCAGCTTCCAGACCGTACGCAACGAGCACTGGCACGACGGCAACGTGGTGCTGCTCGGCGACGCCGCCCACACCGCTCACTTCTCGATCGGGTCGGGCACCAAGCTCGCGATGGAGGACGCCCTCGCCCTCGCCGCCTGCCTCCACGAGCACGCCGGTCTCGACGAGGCGCTCGAGGCCTACCAGAGCGAGCGCAAGCCGGTCGTGGAGTCGACGCAGCGCGCGGCCCAGGCCTCGCTGGAGTGGTTCGAGAACATCGGCATGTACGCCGACCAGGAGCCCGCCCAGTTCGTCTTCAACCTGCTGACCCGGTCGCGCCGGATCACCTTCGCGAACCTCGAGGAGCGCGACGCCGACTTCGCCGCCCGGATGGAGGCGGAGTTCGCCCGCCACCAAGGTGCCGGCGAGGTGCGGCCGGCGATGTTCCAGCCCGTACGCATCGGCGAGCTCGACCTGAAGAACCGGGTCATGCTCTCGCCGATGGACATGTACGCCGCGACCGACGGCGTCCCCGACGAGTTCCACCTCGTGCATCTCGGCTCCAAGGCGCTCGGCGGCGCCGGCCTGGTGATGACCGAGATGACCTGCGTCTCCCCGGAGGGCCGGATCACGCCCGGCTGCCCGGGACTGTGGAACGACGAGCAGCGCGACGCGTGGCGTACGGTCACCGACTTCGTGCATGCCAGGTCCACCGCCAAGATCGGCGTGCAGCTGGGCCACTCCGGCCGCAAGGGCTCGACGAGGCTGATGTGGGAGGGGATGGACGAGCCGCTGACCTCGGGCAACTGGGAGGTCATCGGCCCCTCGCCGCTCCCCTACGGCGACGGCTGCCACGTGCCACGCGAGGCGACGCGCGCCGACCTCGACCAGGTGGTCGCCGACTTCGTCGCGGCCGCGCGGCGCGCCGTCGACGCCGGGTTCGACCTGGTGGAGGTGCACGCGGCCCACGGCTACCTGCTCAGCTCGTTCCTCTCGCCTATCGCCAACCACCGCGACGACGACTACGGCGGCCCCTTGGACAACCGGCTCCGGTTCCCCCTCGAGGTCTTCGACGCCGTACGGGCCGCGGTGCCGTCGCGTATCCCCGTGACCGTGCGGATCTCCGCGACCGACTGGATGCCCGACGGCAACACCGACGACGACGCCGTGGAGATCGCCCGCGCCTTCGTCGGTCACGGAGCGGCCGCCGTCGACGTCTCCTCCGGCCAGGTGAGCAAGGACGAGAAGCCGGACTTCGGTCGCTCCTACCAGACCCCGTTCGCCGACAAGATCCGCCACCTGGTCGCCGAGCCCGCCGGCGCGAAGGTGATCGCGGTGGGCGCGATCTCGTCCTACGACGACGTCAACTCGATCCTGCTCGCCGGCCGTGCCGACCTCTGCGCGCTCGGCCGCACCCATCTCTTCGACCCCAGCTGGACGCTGCACGCCGCGGCCGAGCAGGACTATCACGGCGAGGCGGCCGACTGGCCGGTGTCGTGGGCGGCCGGGCAGCGCAAGCCGCCGACCGCGCGCAGCGACAAGATCCCGCCGCGGCTGCAGCTGCTCAGGGACGGCGCGCCCGAGCAGGTCCACGTGAGATGGGTGCGCGGGGAGCCTAGGGAGAGTCCGGCAGAATGCCGCGGGTGA
- a CDS encoding PaaX family transcriptional regulator has protein sequence MTKAEPTTQQHRRSRTTVVTFLGAVVRPLGDWMPIAGAVDLLAQAGLDAPSVRTAVHRLKRNGWLTSESRGGIRGYALTSTALTTLAAGDEVIWHARKPADLADGWCIVNFGVPEAMRAKRHQLRAHLSHLGFGNVGTALWIAPARMREAAERAVTELGLESYAAIFVGGYHGTQDLTELVYSSWDLAAIDQSYRDFIAAHSDLADRLESEAPSGRHAFTTYLDIVGRWRKLPFRDPGLPHEVLAPGWSAPAAAALFERLVAALEKPALTHANAHWPAG, from the coding sequence GTGACGAAGGCCGAGCCGACGACCCAGCAGCACCGACGTTCGCGCACCACCGTGGTGACCTTCCTCGGCGCCGTCGTGCGACCGCTCGGTGACTGGATGCCGATCGCCGGCGCTGTCGACCTCCTCGCCCAGGCCGGGCTCGACGCGCCGTCCGTACGCACCGCGGTGCACCGGCTCAAGCGCAACGGCTGGCTCACCTCGGAGTCGCGCGGCGGCATCCGTGGATACGCGCTCACCTCGACGGCCCTGACCACGCTCGCCGCGGGCGACGAGGTCATCTGGCACGCCCGCAAGCCCGCCGACCTCGCCGATGGCTGGTGCATCGTGAACTTCGGCGTGCCCGAGGCGATGCGCGCCAAGCGGCACCAGCTGCGGGCACACCTCTCCCACCTGGGCTTCGGCAACGTCGGCACCGCCCTGTGGATCGCCCCCGCGCGGATGCGCGAGGCGGCCGAGCGGGCGGTGACCGAGCTCGGGCTCGAGTCGTACGCCGCGATCTTCGTCGGCGGCTACCACGGCACCCAGGACCTCACCGAGCTCGTCTACAGCAGCTGGGACCTCGCCGCGATCGACCAGAGCTATCGCGACTTCATCGCCGCCCACAGCGACCTCGCCGACCGGCTGGAGAGCGAGGCGCCCTCCGGCCGGCACGCCTTCACCACCTATCTCGACATCGTCGGCCGGTGGCGCAAGCTGCCGTTCCGCGACCCCGGCCTGCCCCACGAGGTGCTCGCCCCGGGCTGGAGCGCGCCCGCCGCGGCAGCGCTCTTCGAGCGGCTGGTCGCGGCGCTGGAGAAGCCGGCGCTCACGCACGCGAACGCGCACTGGCCGGCCGGCTGA